In one window of Amblyomma americanum isolate KBUSLIRL-KWMA chromosome 9, ASM5285725v1, whole genome shotgun sequence DNA:
- the LOC144103733 gene encoding uncharacterized protein LOC144103733, whose protein sequence is MATSNIPFISFSSQFITAAAVCALVACSVIAEEAAKKDKDVEGRGGILGAGLGVGGYGAGVGPGLVGAGLGGVGLGGAGLGAAGLGGGLGVVGGAGYGGAGLAGPGVVGTGLAGAGGLGYGGLGSGGLGYGGLGSGGLGYGRLGYGGLGFGGAGYGGLGYGGLRYGRIGYGGLGYGGGLGYGGGLGGYGGGYQSGYGSSAGGHQGGYQGGASGLNQGSAGFAGGAAAKNVNAYNNNQGYSHTSGFSASDSKSFGSGLKQGSAGFGGGAGGYQGGFGKSSFGGAGGAGYGGVGYLG, encoded by the coding sequence ATGGCAACATCGAACATTCCATTCATCTCGTTTTCTTCGCAGTTCATCACAGCTGCTGCTGTCTGCGCCCTTGTGGCGTGCAGCGTCATCGCTGAAGAGGCTGCCAAGAAGGACAAGGACGTCGAAGGACGTGGAGGGATCCTCGGCGCTGGTCTCGGAGTCGGTGGCTACGGCGCCGGAGTAGGGCCCGGTCTTGTTGGCGCTGGTCTTGGAGGCGTTGGGCTAGGAGGCGCTGGTCTCGGAGCTGCTGGGCTTGGCGGAGGACTCGGAGTCGTTGGCGGTGCCGGTTACGGTGGAGCTGGTCTTGCCGGTCCTGGAGTCGTTGGCACTGGACTCGCTGGAGCAGGCGGTCTCGGATATGGTGGTCTCGGCAGCGGTGGCCTCGGATATGGTGGTCTTGGCAGCGGTGGTCTTGGATATGGTCGCCTGGGATACGGCGGTCTTGGATTTGGTGGTGCCGGATATGGTGGTCTCGGTTATGGTGGTCTGAGATACGGTCGTATCGGTTATGGGGGTCTCGGATACGGTGGGGGTCTCGGTTACGGTGGCGGCCTCGGAGGATACGGTGGCGGCTACCAGTCCGGCTATGGATCTTCGGCCGGTGGCCACCAGGGAGGGTACCAGGGCGGAGCTTCAGGGCTCAACCAGGGATCTGCAGGCTTcgctggtggcgccgccgccaagAACGTGAACGCCTACAACAACAACCAGGGCTACAGCCACACCTCTGGTTTCTCTGCCAGCGACAGCAAGAGCTTCGGCTCTGGCCTCAAGCAGGGCTCGGCTGGCTTCGGAGGCGGTGCTGGCGGATACCAGGGTGGCTTCGGCAAGTCGTCTTTCGGAGGTGCTGGCGGAGCTGGCTACGGGGGAGTCGGTTACCTCGGCTAG
- the LOC144105634 gene encoding dnaJ protein homolog 1-like, which produces MAKDYYKVLGIDRSAGDEDIRRAYRKLALRYHPDKNKAPDAEEKFKEINEAYGALTDRKKREAYYSSGGEGYRSGFSSSSSSSHFRPETFSFSHQFNGGHQRSFDDYFGNLRRRRDPASAFHYSFGPGGVFQQAFGPGSKFQQTFGPGGTFEQTFSSGGTFQQTFRAGESFQHTFAFNGGNFQATFRFGCGSANFYPSGSSSSGGTSTGSQSRPTAPSAGHGASGSSESDNSRQSTKASAAENSSQHGQQDSAVERKIFLSLEEVFSGCSRKVKIAWNIAAPEGHSVRRDEKIIKINVKPGVPSGTRLVFQCPGERRSSCSPPAIAFVISDKEHPLFKRDGADIKYIAKLTSWQARWCTRIDVPTLTMGKISLPLSEPVKSGTVKRIEGQGLPYHGHSKKRGDLVVIFHVH; this is translated from the coding sequence ATGGCCAAGGACTACTACAAAGTGCTCGGAATAGACAGGAGCGCGGGGGACGAGGACATCAGGAGGGCTTACCGGAAGCTGGCGCTCAGATACCATCCCGACAAAAACAAGGCTCCCGACGCGGAGGAGAAATTCAAGGAAATCAACGAGGCCTATGGCGCCCTGACGGATCGGAAAAAGCGTGAGGCCTACTACAGCTCAGGCGGCGAGGGTTACCGGAGCGGATTCTcttccagcagcagcagcagtcacttcAGACCAGAGACATTCTCATTCAGTCACCAGTTCAACGGTGGCCACCAGAGGAGTTTTGATGACTACTTCGGCAACTTGCGCCGACGTAGGGATCCTGCCAGCGCGTTTCATTACAGCTTCGGTCCTGGAGGCGTTTTTCAACAGGCTTTTGGGCCAGGCAGCAAGTTCCAGCAAACGTTCGGTCCTGGAGGAACCTTCGAGCAGACATTCAGTTCTGGAGGTACCTTTCAGCAGACGTTCCGGGCCGGCGAGAGCTTTCAACATACCTTTGCCTTCAACGGTGGAAATTTTCAGGCGACCTTTCGTTTTGGCTGTGGGTCCGCGAATTTCTACCCATCCGGCAGCTCCTCATCCGGCGGCACATCCACCGGTTCCCAGTCGCGTCCAACGGCGCCTTCGGCCGGCCACGGTGCAAGTGGCTCATCGGAAAGTGACAACTCTCGCCAGTCCACAAAGGCCTCTGCCGCCGAGAATTCCAGCCAGCACGGACAGCAGGATTCTGCGGTCGAGCGGAAAATTTTCCTCTCTCTGGAAGAGGTCTTCAGCGGCTGTTCAAGGAAGGTAAAGATCGCTTGGAACATCGCAGCACCAGAAGGTCACAGCGTAAGGCGCGATGAGAAGATCATCAAGATCAACGTGAAGCCTGGAGTGCCGTCGGGGACCAGGCTGGTCTTCCAGTGCCCCGGAGAACGGAGGTCATCATGCTCGCCTCCCGCCATCGCCTTCGTGATTAGCGACAAGGAGCACCCACTGTTCAAGAGGGACGGAGCAGACATCAAGTACATCGCGAAGCTCACGTCCTGGCAGGCTCGGTGGTGCACGCGGATTGATGTACCTACCCTGACAATGGGTAAGATTTCACTACCCTTGTCAGAACCTGTGAAGTCTGGCACCGTGAAACGCATCGAGGGTCAGGGCTTGCCTTACCATGGACACTCCAAGAAGCGTGGCGACCTGGTCGTCATATTCCACGTGCACTAA